From Amphiura filiformis chromosome 20, Afil_fr2py, whole genome shotgun sequence, a single genomic window includes:
- the LOC140142242 gene encoding uncharacterized protein yields MSARNTNHSKVHFAADPDDIISLVAEAQDFKVNFECEAEVNDLTSRRKGEFLDLVRKLHHYFKGQLDAALVATGIFEKATRYFIKALRKIQPPQENGTFSNLREVEDSISSWTETEDDDAEINGDVDLKSILKSFLKNITNFRILRQFVKMEIVQTLKQLPVELEAEIQTRTRGEMETLLSAWTGLLNRDNNLTKLTHPNVEAYQKYFSNEQEMECFCGILSIIPKLTDIVNRFDFLLVKYQMDVAAV; encoded by the exons ATGTCTGCGAGGAATACCAACCACAGTAAAGTACATTTTGCAGCCGATCCTGATGACATTATTTCTCTTGTTGCTGAAGCACAAGACTTCAAAGTCAACTTCGAGTGCGAGGCAGAAGTAAACG ATTTAACCTCAAGAAGAAAAGGAGAATTCCTTGACTTAGTACGAAAACTACACCATTATTTCAAAGGACAGCTTGACGCAGCTCTGGTTGCCACCGGAATATTCGAAAAAGCAACTCGATACTTCATCAAAGCACTGCGAAAAATTCAACCCCCACAAGAAAATGGTACATTCTCAAACTTACGTGAAGTGGAAGATTCAATTTCTTCATGGACAGAAACGGAAGACGACGATGCAGAGATAAATGGAGATGTTGatttaaaatcaattttgaaatcgtttttgaaaaatatcactaaTTTTCGGATTTTAAGACAATTTGTGAAGATGGAGATTGTTCAGACTTTGAAACAGTTACCAGTGGAGCTTGAGGCTGAGATACAGACAAGGACACGGGGAGAGATGGAGACTCTTCTGAGTGCCTGGACAGGGTTGTTGAATCGGGATAATAATTTGACCAAACTTACACATCCAAATGTTGAAGCTTATCAGAAGTATTTCTCCAATGAACAGGAGATGGAGTGTTTCTGTGGAATTTTAAGTATTATACCAAAATTGACGGATATTGTAAACCGATTTGATTTCTTATTAGTTAAATACCAGATGGACGTTGCAGCAGTTTGA